In Micromonospora sp. LH3U1, one genomic interval encodes:
- the rsmI gene encoding 16S rRNA (cytidine(1402)-2'-O)-methyltransferase, which yields MSEAGRLILLGAPLGNPADASARFREVLISADVVAAEDTRRLTRLARDLDITVGGRIVSYFEGNEERRTPELVEVILGGYVVALVTDGGMPSVSDPGYRLVRAALDVGAPVTVAPGPSAVTTALAVSGLPCDRFCFEGFLPRTPGARRSRLRALAAEERTLVFFEAPHRIGAALTDLADTFGAERPAALCRELTKTYEEVIRRPLGELARWAADGNPRGEITLVVAGAPVEAPERPDDETLRAAVAEREAAGRSRRDAITDVATEYALRRRDVYTIVHS from the coding sequence ATGTCCGAAGCTGGGCGCCTGATCCTGCTCGGTGCCCCGCTCGGCAACCCCGCCGACGCCTCGGCCCGGTTCCGGGAGGTGCTGATCAGCGCCGACGTGGTCGCGGCAGAGGACACTCGCCGGCTCACCCGGCTGGCCCGCGATCTCGACATCACTGTCGGTGGTCGAATCGTCTCCTACTTCGAGGGCAACGAGGAGCGGCGAACCCCCGAACTGGTCGAGGTCATCCTCGGCGGGTACGTGGTGGCACTGGTCACCGACGGGGGGATGCCAAGCGTCTCCGACCCCGGCTACCGGCTGGTCCGGGCCGCGTTGGACGTCGGGGCACCGGTCACCGTCGCTCCCGGGCCGAGTGCGGTCACCACCGCGCTGGCGGTCTCCGGGCTGCCCTGCGACCGGTTCTGCTTCGAGGGCTTCCTGCCCCGGACCCCCGGCGCCCGCCGATCCCGGTTGCGGGCGCTCGCCGCCGAGGAGCGCACCCTGGTCTTCTTCGAGGCCCCGCACCGGATCGGTGCGGCGCTCACCGACCTGGCCGACACCTTCGGCGCGGAGCGGCCGGCCGCGCTCTGCCGTGAGCTCACCAAGACCTACGAGGAGGTCATTCGCCGCCCCCTCGGCGAGCTGGCCCGGTGGGCCGCCGACGGCAACCCGCGCGGAGAGATCACCCTGGTGGTGGCCGGGGCGCCGGTGGAGGCCCCGGAACGCCCCGACGACGAGACCCTGCGCGCGGCGGTCGCCGAGCGGGAGGCCGCCGGCCGGTCCCGCCGGGACGCCATCACCGACGTCGCCACCGAGTACGCGCTGCGCCGCCGGGACGTCTACACGATCGTGCACAGCTGA
- the metG gene encoding methionine--tRNA ligase, with the protein MSHVLAAVAWPYANGPRHIGHVSGFGVPSDVFARYMRMAGHDVLMVSGTDEHGTPIQVQADADGVTPRELADRYNRVIVEDLHGLGLTYDLFTRTTTRNHYAVVQELFEGMYRNGYIVPKTTMGAISPSTGRTLPDRYIEGTCPICGYDSARGDQCDNCGNQLDPIDLIDPKSRINGETPKFIETEHFFLDLPALADVLRQWLDTREGWRPNVLRFSRNLLDDLQPRAITRDLEWGVPIPLDGWRDRPDKRIYVWFDAVIGYLSASIEWARRSGDPEAWRKYWSADGDGKDARSYYFMGKDNIVFHSVIWPALLSGYSGEGSRDGEPGELGRLNLPTEVVSSEYLTMEGRKFSSSRKVVIYVRDFLERYDADALRYFIAAAGPESNDTDFTWAEFLRRNNDELVAGWGNLVNRSVSMAAKNFGAIPPVDPAGLTEADEALLAVARAGFTTVGDLIGRHRQKQAIGEAMKVVAEANKYLSEQAPWKLKDEADKPRMGTILHVALQVISDANTLLTPFLPHSAQQVHELLGGTGVHAPMPVIEQVDDLDGGPAYPVLTGDYTVGARWESVALEAGRPLAVPKPVFRKLDPSIVDEELARLAD; encoded by the coding sequence ATGAGTCATGTTCTCGCGGCAGTGGCCTGGCCGTACGCCAACGGCCCCCGCCACATCGGCCACGTATCCGGTTTCGGCGTTCCCTCCGACGTCTTCGCCCGGTACATGCGGATGGCCGGTCACGACGTGCTCATGGTCTCCGGCACCGACGAGCACGGCACCCCGATCCAGGTGCAGGCCGACGCCGACGGGGTGACCCCGCGCGAGCTGGCCGACCGGTACAACAGGGTGATCGTCGAGGACCTGCACGGCCTCGGTCTCACCTACGACCTGTTCACCCGCACCACCACCCGCAACCACTACGCGGTGGTGCAGGAACTGTTCGAGGGGATGTACCGCAACGGCTACATCGTGCCGAAGACCACCATGGGCGCCATCTCCCCGTCCACCGGGCGCACCCTGCCCGACCGGTACATCGAGGGCACCTGCCCGATCTGCGGGTACGACAGCGCCCGCGGCGACCAGTGTGACAACTGCGGCAACCAGCTCGACCCGATCGACCTGATCGACCCGAAGTCGCGGATCAACGGGGAGACCCCGAAGTTCATCGAGACCGAGCACTTCTTCCTGGACCTACCCGCCCTGGCCGACGTGCTGCGGCAATGGCTGGACACCCGGGAGGGGTGGCGGCCCAACGTGCTGCGGTTTTCCCGCAACCTGCTCGACGACCTCCAGCCCCGGGCGATCACCCGTGACCTGGAGTGGGGCGTACCGATCCCGCTGGACGGCTGGCGCGACCGGCCGGACAAGCGGATCTACGTCTGGTTCGACGCGGTGATCGGCTACCTGTCCGCCTCGATCGAGTGGGCTCGCCGCTCCGGCGACCCCGAGGCGTGGCGGAAGTACTGGTCCGCCGACGGCGACGGTAAGGACGCCCGGTCCTACTACTTCATGGGCAAGGACAACATCGTCTTCCACTCGGTGATCTGGCCGGCGCTGCTCTCCGGATACTCCGGCGAGGGCTCCCGCGACGGTGAGCCGGGCGAGCTGGGTCGGCTCAACCTGCCCACCGAGGTGGTCTCCAGCGAGTACCTGACCATGGAGGGGCGAAAGTTCTCCTCGTCCCGCAAGGTGGTCATCTACGTTCGCGACTTCCTGGAGCGCTACGACGCCGACGCGCTGCGCTACTTCATCGCCGCCGCCGGCCCGGAGAGCAACGACACCGACTTCACCTGGGCCGAGTTCCTCCGCCGCAACAACGACGAGCTGGTCGCCGGCTGGGGCAACCTGGTCAACCGGTCCGTCTCGATGGCGGCGAAGAACTTCGGGGCGATCCCGCCGGTCGACCCGGCCGGGCTCACCGAAGCCGACGAGGCGTTGCTCGCGGTGGCCCGCGCCGGGTTCACCACGGTCGGCGACCTGATCGGCCGGCACCGGCAGAAGCAGGCGATCGGTGAGGCCATGAAGGTGGTCGCCGAGGCCAACAAGTACCTCTCCGAGCAGGCGCCGTGGAAGCTCAAGGACGAGGCGGACAAGCCTCGGATGGGCACCATCCTGCACGTCGCCCTCCAGGTGATCAGCGACGCCAACACGCTGCTCACCCCGTTCCTGCCGCACTCCGCGCAGCAGGTGCACGAGCTGCTCGGCGGCACCGGTGTGCACGCGCCGATGCCGGTCATCGAGCAGGTCGACGACCTGGACGGCGGTCCGGCGTACCCGGTGCTCACCGGGGACTACACCGTCGGCGCGCGCTGGGAGTCGGTGGCGCTGGAGGCGGGCCGGCCGCTGGCGGTGCCGAAGCCGGTGTTCCGCAAGCTCGACCCGTCGATCGTCGACGAGGAGCTGGCCCGGCTGGCCGACTGA
- a CDS encoding dolichyl-phosphate-mannose--protein mannosyltransferase: protein MDRISWLATAVVVAIAAILRFVGLSSPKGKIFDETYYAKDGYGLITRGVEWNYKDNGPSYVVHPPLGKWLIGLGEWAFGYQDADSKVSVPGHLITTAPEFGWRFSAAVVGTLSVLLLVRIGRRMFRSTVLGCAAGLLLALDGFHLVLSRAALLDIFLLFFVLAAFGALVLDRDARRRRWARALDDGLDPSQSGRAGRPATGWRTWPWWRLAAGVLLGCACGVKWSALYFVPAFALLVLLWEVGVRRSAGVRRPWRDALLDELPWLVLAGVLMVGTYLATWSGWLLTDDGYYRLASAYPSAPLSDRPVIGPLINLFEYHRAAYGFHAQLDDAHKYQSWPWQWLLLGRPVAFHWSGDGACGAPSCASEILLLGTPLLWWSFLPALVALVWLGVARRDWRAGAILLSVAAGLLPWFWFALDGRTMFSFYAAPALPFLVLAVVYVLGALIAPAGGDVGEVAPLVPGDPSYERRLVGSVAAGAYVLLVALCFAYFYPIFVGRLIPYSDWLSRMWLDGRWI from the coding sequence ATGGACCGCATCTCCTGGCTGGCCACGGCGGTGGTGGTGGCCATCGCGGCGATTCTGCGCTTCGTCGGGCTGTCCAGCCCGAAGGGCAAGATCTTCGACGAGACGTACTACGCCAAGGACGGCTACGGGCTGATCACCCGCGGCGTCGAGTGGAACTACAAGGACAACGGCCCGTCGTACGTGGTGCACCCGCCGCTGGGCAAGTGGCTGATCGGCCTCGGCGAGTGGGCCTTCGGCTATCAGGACGCGGATTCCAAGGTCTCGGTCCCCGGGCACCTGATCACCACCGCGCCGGAGTTCGGCTGGCGGTTCTCGGCGGCTGTGGTCGGCACCCTGTCGGTGTTGCTGCTGGTCCGCATCGGTCGACGGATGTTCCGCTCGACGGTGCTCGGCTGCGCGGCCGGCCTGCTGCTCGCCCTGGACGGCTTCCACCTGGTGCTGTCCCGCGCGGCGCTGCTCGACATCTTCCTGCTGTTCTTCGTGCTGGCCGCGTTCGGCGCGTTGGTGCTCGATCGGGACGCCCGCCGACGCCGCTGGGCGCGGGCGCTGGACGACGGGCTCGACCCGAGCCAGTCGGGCCGTGCGGGCCGGCCGGCGACCGGTTGGCGCACCTGGCCGTGGTGGCGGTTGGCAGCCGGGGTGCTGCTCGGCTGCGCCTGCGGGGTGAAGTGGAGCGCACTGTATTTCGTTCCGGCCTTCGCGCTGCTGGTGCTCCTCTGGGAGGTCGGTGTCCGCCGCTCGGCGGGGGTCCGCCGGCCCTGGCGGGACGCCCTGCTCGACGAGCTGCCCTGGCTGGTGCTCGCCGGCGTGCTCATGGTGGGCACCTATCTCGCCACCTGGTCGGGCTGGCTGCTCACCGACGACGGCTACTACCGGCTCGCGTCGGCCTACCCGAGCGCCCCGCTCAGCGACCGCCCGGTGATCGGTCCGCTGATCAACCTCTTCGAATACCACCGTGCGGCGTACGGTTTCCACGCCCAGCTCGACGATGCACACAAATACCAGTCGTGGCCGTGGCAGTGGTTGCTGCTGGGTCGCCCGGTGGCGTTCCACTGGTCCGGTGACGGCGCCTGCGGCGCGCCGAGCTGCGCCTCCGAGATCCTGCTGCTCGGCACCCCGCTGCTCTGGTGGTCGTTCCTGCCCGCCCTCGTGGCGCTGGTCTGGCTGGGCGTGGCCCGTCGGGACTGGCGGGCCGGCGCGATCCTGCTCAGCGTGGCGGCCGGGCTGCTGCCCTGGTTCTGGTTCGCCCTCGATGGCCGCACGATGTTCTCGTTCTACGCCGCCCCGGCGCTGCCGTTCCTGGTGCTGGCCGTGGTGTACGTGCTGGGCGCGCTGATCGCCCCCGCCGGGGGTGACGTGGGTGAGGTGGCGCCGCTGGTGCCCGGCGACCCGAGTTACGAACGCCGACTGGTGGGCAGCGTCGCGGCTGGGGCGTACGTCCTGCTGGTGGCGCTCTGCTTCGCGTACTTCTATCCGATCTTCGTCGGGCGGTTGATTCCGTACTCGGACTGGCTGTCCCGGATGTGGCTCGACGGTCGGTGGATATAA